In Takifugu flavidus isolate HTHZ2018 chromosome 5, ASM371156v2, whole genome shotgun sequence, the following proteins share a genomic window:
- the LOC130525941 gene encoding ribonuclease inhibitor-like encodes MCLIQIFKRPERGRSLWICGEGLQRSRSRGSHQEDFREDTSERHSAKSFSCQFRSNRLSHCNLTERSCEALSPVLSASSSSLLELDLSDNDLRDSGLNKLSVGLKSPNCRLEILRLSGCLITAEGCSSLASALRSNPTHLKELDLSFNHPGDDGTKQLSAVLEDPELSLEVLRLDHCGKERLKSGLKKYHCELSVDTNTVHRSIQVSNKQGDKESGQEQPISRPSREVSGLYPAAV; translated from the exons ATGTGTCTGATTCAAATTTTCAAG agaccagagagaggacggtcgtTGTGGATTTGTGGTGAAGGCTtacaaagatcaaggagccgtggaagtcaccaagaagattttagagaagatacctcggaacgacattctgcaaaatctttcagctgtcagttcagatccaacag gttgagtcactgcaatctgacggagaggagttgtgaagctctgtcccccgtcctcagcgcctcctcctctagtctgctagagctggacctgagtgacaatgacctgagggattcagggctgaacaagctctctgttggtctgaagagtccaaactgccggctggagatcctcag gttatcgggctgtctcatcacagcagaaggatgttcttctctggcctcagcgttgaggtccaacccaacccatctaaaagaactggacctgagcttcaaccatcctggagatgatggaacgaagcagctctctgctgttctggaggatccagagttgagcctggaggttctcag actggaccattgtgggaaagagagacttaagagtggtctgaagaagt atcactgtgagctcagcgtggacaccaacaccgtccacaggtcAATCCAAGTGTCCAACAAACAGGGTGATAAGGAGAGTGGCCAAGAACAACCAatatccagaccatccagagaggtttcaGGACTGTatccagctgctgtgtag